The proteins below come from a single Malus sylvestris chromosome 3, drMalSylv7.2, whole genome shotgun sequence genomic window:
- the LOC126615459 gene encoding COP1-interacting protein 7-like isoform X2: protein MDSRTRLDHVLFQLTPTRTRCELVIFAAGGGANEKLASGLLEPFLGHLKCAKDQISKGGYSIILRPSDSGASWFTKATLQRFVKFVSTPEVLERFMTIEREILQIENSIQSSELAESEDGNQNKSTAIKSNSESNGAINAVPEENSKIRLQRVLETRKVVLCKEQAMAYARALVAGFELDYIEDLISFADTFGATRLREACINFINLYKQKNEDRLWMEEIAAMQALSQPQLPYLGTSGIILAGEDNDPHQNLMINVNQNILSVGKNSSLDTLVSESTSHGSLDANQDNSLPTSMSSMDGKAQVPNPWPNQHPQYMHNFQGPVYPQRHPYQGYLFPGMQVPTYYPGNMNWPPNGEESGPIFDQESDGRRNRKSHRNKKKHSHEKVVETSDQDVSGDNTGSSYESESDDQTHKQRHGRKSSRKVVIRNINYITSKRDGETGSTSEGNSSDKDGFVDGKSIKQQVEEAVGSFEKKHKSTSHRHKKQGGGKFRGAVDDSNSGVASTYEGEKQNENWNAFQDLLMRDKDESSFATEPHNVQIEEEYFSSKNSGEGKVTKQRADSSEFFVVTERDSSNDSKPRVQYFEGDENVGRITKKEDSTYEDVLFSRRTEESGNKSHDTLSDCVNESYITKCSKEGDWFMNNQTDISANRDVNNDLKLFDGVDAIHAERNKRDVLGDDSFMVQGRSLVDQSDSQFRTDISFVPEINGATQDEYGMQETSNDKPEAYSVHEPDDLYMMLDRGSAMEHAVAPWTPEMDYETIASSFEATKKNPGTEASDSVEVKQPSDGKGRNDKNSGIPGQKARSKVVNGSLAKSKSDVMSRSKKPAPVSKSTVHKSKSEMEKERRKRMEELLIQRQKRIAERSGSDTAISKKAPMDNKTTKISMTNSKNETKKSDKPVMRNSTIERLATARVTEKLTPTLPSAGQPKKQNIKANGVVASASSQKAAAAVNKKPTPNKAKPLGTEEDLKKSNQLTSSDSNVQEKVCIESTEALPVKSAAAVVTQPTCSINHLEEKKEIHGTSSVEKNEGNLMFQREALENGSTNGYSPNLVSSVPFEENAQKLNQFTGDVEELPKEFPVLSEDKRNYISEMSVSPPILGSPKKALIVSAVNNEETGAKTKNLPISEISEIEISTPPSDETLAELHSRKKWNSDENSPKAAKGFKKLLLFGRKSRNTPVN from the exons ATGGACTCCAGAACTCGCCTTGACCATGTTCTCTTTCAACTCACTCCAACCAGGACAAG ATGTGAACTGGTGATATTTGCTGCTGGTGGTGGTGCAAACGAGAAATTGGCTTCAGGGCTTCTGGAACCATTCCTTGGTCACCTGAAATGCGCCAAGGATCAGATTTCCAAAGGAGGGTACTCCATCATTCTTCGTCCTTCGGACTCCGGTGCCTCCTGGTTCACCAAAGCCACTTTGCAGAG GTTTGTGAAATTTGTTAGCACGCCAGAAGTTCTTGAGAGATTTATGACTATTGAGAGGGAGATTTTGCAAATTGAGAATTCAATTCAATCGAGTGAACTAGCCGAATCAGAAG ATGGGAATCAAAATAAGTCAACTGCAATCAAG TCAAACAGTGAATCCAATGGAGCCATTAATGCTGTGCCAGAAGAAAATTCCAA GATTCGTCTTCAACGTGTTTTGGAAACCCGGAAGGTAGTACTATGCAAAGAGCAAGCGATGGCTTATGCTCGTGCTTTAGTTGCTGGATTTGAACTGGACTACATAGAAGATCTTATATCTTTTGCTGATACTTTTGGAGCTACACGCTTAAG ggAAGCATGcattaatttcataaatctaTACAAGCAAAAGAACGAAGATAGGCTTTGGATGGAAGAAATAGCAGCAATGCAGGCACTTTCTCAGCCACAACTGCCGTACTTGGGAACATCAGGAATAATTCTTGCTGGAGAAGATAATGACCCCCATCAGAATCTCATGATAAATGTTAACCAAAACATTCTTTCTGTTGGGAAGAATAGCTCATTAGACACATTAGTGTCGGAGTCAACAAGTCATGGAAGTCTCGACGCGAACCAAG ATAATAGCTTGCCAACATCGATGTCATCAATGGATGGGAAGGCACAAGTACCAAACCCATGGCCAAACCAGCATCCTCAGTACATGCACAATTTCCAAGGTCCTGTGTATCCACAAAGGCACCCGTATCAAGGTTACCTTTTTCCTGGTATGCAGGTTCCGACATATTATCCAGGGAATATGAACTGGCCTCCGAATGGGGAAGAATCTGGCCCTATTTTTGATCAGGAATCCGATGGACGGAGGAATCGTAAATCTCATAGgaataaaaagaaacattctCATGAAAAAGTAGTAGAAACTTCAGACCAAGATGTATCCGGTGACAACACTGGCTCCAGTTATGAGAGTGAATCTGATGATCAGACGCATAAGCAAAGGCATGGGAGAAAGTCCTCGAGAAAGGTTGTTATCCGAAATATCAATTACATAACCTCTAAGAGGGATGGAGAAACAGGAAGTACGTCTGAGGGAAATTCATCCGACAAGGATGGATTTGTTGATGGGAAATCCATTAAACAGCAGGTAGAGGAAGCTGTTGGGTCATTTGAGAAGAAACATAAATCAACCTCACATCGTCATAAAAAACAAGGTGGAGGCAAGTTCCGTGGCGCTGTGGATGATTCAAATAGTGGTGTTGCAAGTACTTATGAGggagaaaaacaaaatgaaaactgGAATGCTTTCCAAGACCTTCTCATGAGGGACAAGGATGAAAGTTCGTTTGCTACAGAACCACACAATGTACAGATTGAGGAGGAATATTTTTCAAGTAAGAACTCTGGCGAAGGAAAAGTGACTAAGCAACGAGCAGATTCAAGTGAATTTTTTGTGGTGACAGAGAGGGATTCAAGTAATGATAGTAAACCACGTGTCCAATACTTCGAAGGTGACGAGAATGTTGGCCGGATTACCAAGAAAGAAGATAGCACATATGAGGACGTATTATTTTCACGGAGAACTGAAGAATCTGGAAACAAATCCCATGATACTTTATCTGATTGTGTCAATGAATCGTACATAACCAAATGTTCTAAAGAAGGGGATTGGTTCATGAACAACCAAACAGATATATCAGCAAATAGGGATGTCAATAATGATCTGAAATTGTTTGATGGTGTTGATGCAATTCATGCGGAGAGGAATAAGAGAGATGTTCTAGGGGATGACTCTTTCATGGTTCAAGGCCGATCACTAGTTGATCAATCTGATTCTCAGTTCAGGACAGATATAAGCTTCGTCCCAGAGATCAATGGAGCTACTCAAGATGAATATGGCATGCAAGAAACTTCAAATGATAAACCTGAAGCGTATAGTGTTCATGAACCGGATGACCTTTACATGATGCTTGACCGTGGATCAGCTATGGAGCATGCTGTGGCACCATGGACTCCCGAAATGGATTATGAAACTATtgcttcatcatttgaagctacTAAGAAGAATCCTGGCACTGAAGCAAGTGATTCCGTTGAAGTTAAGCAGCCTTCTGATGGTAAGGGAAGGAATGATAAAAATAGTGGAATTCCTGGACAAAAAGCCAGGTCTAAAGTTGTAAATGGATCTTTGGCGAAAAGCAAGTCTGATGTCATGTCAAGAAGCAAGAAACCTGCTCCTGTAAGCAAAAGCACAGTCCACAAGAGCAAATCTGAAATG GAAAAAGAGCGGAGAAAGAGAATGGAGGAGTTACTGATTCAACGCCAGAAGAGAATTGCTGAAAGGAGTGGTTCTGATACAGCAATATCTAAGAAGGCCCCAATGGACAATAAAACTACCAAAATCTCCATGACTAACTCGAAGAATGAGACTAAGAAATCAGATAAGCCTGTCATGCGGAATTCCACCATTGAACGCCTTGCAACTGCACGAGTAACTGAAAAGTTAACACCAACTTTGCCAAGTGCTGGCCAACCCAAAAAACAGAACATCAAGGCAAACGGTGTGGTTGCAAGTGCCTCATCACAGAAGGCAGCTGCTGCAGTGAATAAGAAACCCACTCCAAACAAAGCCAAACCTTTGGGTACAGAAGAGGAcctgaagaaatcaaatcaattAACTTCATCTGACTCTAATGTCCAGGAAAAGGTTTGCATAGAATCCACAGAAGCACTGCCGGTTAAGTCAGCAGCTGCAGTTGTAACTCAACCCACCTGTTCCATCAATCATTtggaagagaaaaaagaaatccATGGTACATCATCTGTTGAAAAGAATGAGGGAAATTTGATGTTTCAAAGAGAGGCCCTGGAGAATGGTAGCACCAATGGGTATTCTCCCAATTTGGTTTCATCTGTACCTTTTGAAGAGAACGCTCAAAAACTGAATCAGTTTACAGGAGATGTTGAAGAGTTGCCTAAAGAATTTCCAGTTCTGAGTGAAGACAAGAGAAATTATATCTCGGAAATGAGTGTATCTCCTCCTATTCTGGGATCACCTAAGAAAGCTTTGATTGTTTCAGCTGTGAACAATGAAGAAACTGGTGCAAAAACAAAGAATTTACCAATTTCTGAGATCTCTGAGATAGAAATCTCTACTCCACCAAGTGATGAAACACTTGCGGAACTCCACTCCAGGAAGAAGTGGAACAGTGATGAGAACTCTCCTAAAGCTGCCAAAGGGTTTAAGAAGCTTCTATTGTTTGGGCGGAAGAGCCGAAACACTCCTGTCAATTGA
- the LOC126615459 gene encoding COP1-interacting protein 7-like isoform X1: MDSRTRLDHVLFQLTPTRTRCELVIFAAGGGANEKLASGLLEPFLGHLKCAKDQISKGGYSIILRPSDSGASWFTKATLQRFVKFVSTPEVLERFMTIEREILQIENSIQSSELAESEADGNQNKSTAIKSNSESNGAINAVPEENSKIRLQRVLETRKVVLCKEQAMAYARALVAGFELDYIEDLISFADTFGATRLREACINFINLYKQKNEDRLWMEEIAAMQALSQPQLPYLGTSGIILAGEDNDPHQNLMINVNQNILSVGKNSSLDTLVSESTSHGSLDANQDNSLPTSMSSMDGKAQVPNPWPNQHPQYMHNFQGPVYPQRHPYQGYLFPGMQVPTYYPGNMNWPPNGEESGPIFDQESDGRRNRKSHRNKKKHSHEKVVETSDQDVSGDNTGSSYESESDDQTHKQRHGRKSSRKVVIRNINYITSKRDGETGSTSEGNSSDKDGFVDGKSIKQQVEEAVGSFEKKHKSTSHRHKKQGGGKFRGAVDDSNSGVASTYEGEKQNENWNAFQDLLMRDKDESSFATEPHNVQIEEEYFSSKNSGEGKVTKQRADSSEFFVVTERDSSNDSKPRVQYFEGDENVGRITKKEDSTYEDVLFSRRTEESGNKSHDTLSDCVNESYITKCSKEGDWFMNNQTDISANRDVNNDLKLFDGVDAIHAERNKRDVLGDDSFMVQGRSLVDQSDSQFRTDISFVPEINGATQDEYGMQETSNDKPEAYSVHEPDDLYMMLDRGSAMEHAVAPWTPEMDYETIASSFEATKKNPGTEASDSVEVKQPSDGKGRNDKNSGIPGQKARSKVVNGSLAKSKSDVMSRSKKPAPVSKSTVHKSKSEMEKERRKRMEELLIQRQKRIAERSGSDTAISKKAPMDNKTTKISMTNSKNETKKSDKPVMRNSTIERLATARVTEKLTPTLPSAGQPKKQNIKANGVVASASSQKAAAAVNKKPTPNKAKPLGTEEDLKKSNQLTSSDSNVQEKVCIESTEALPVKSAAAVVTQPTCSINHLEEKKEIHGTSSVEKNEGNLMFQREALENGSTNGYSPNLVSSVPFEENAQKLNQFTGDVEELPKEFPVLSEDKRNYISEMSVSPPILGSPKKALIVSAVNNEETGAKTKNLPISEISEIEISTPPSDETLAELHSRKKWNSDENSPKAAKGFKKLLLFGRKSRNTPVN; the protein is encoded by the exons ATGGACTCCAGAACTCGCCTTGACCATGTTCTCTTTCAACTCACTCCAACCAGGACAAG ATGTGAACTGGTGATATTTGCTGCTGGTGGTGGTGCAAACGAGAAATTGGCTTCAGGGCTTCTGGAACCATTCCTTGGTCACCTGAAATGCGCCAAGGATCAGATTTCCAAAGGAGGGTACTCCATCATTCTTCGTCCTTCGGACTCCGGTGCCTCCTGGTTCACCAAAGCCACTTTGCAGAG GTTTGTGAAATTTGTTAGCACGCCAGAAGTTCTTGAGAGATTTATGACTATTGAGAGGGAGATTTTGCAAATTGAGAATTCAATTCAATCGAGTGAACTAGCCGAATCAGAAG CAGATGGGAATCAAAATAAGTCAACTGCAATCAAG TCAAACAGTGAATCCAATGGAGCCATTAATGCTGTGCCAGAAGAAAATTCCAA GATTCGTCTTCAACGTGTTTTGGAAACCCGGAAGGTAGTACTATGCAAAGAGCAAGCGATGGCTTATGCTCGTGCTTTAGTTGCTGGATTTGAACTGGACTACATAGAAGATCTTATATCTTTTGCTGATACTTTTGGAGCTACACGCTTAAG ggAAGCATGcattaatttcataaatctaTACAAGCAAAAGAACGAAGATAGGCTTTGGATGGAAGAAATAGCAGCAATGCAGGCACTTTCTCAGCCACAACTGCCGTACTTGGGAACATCAGGAATAATTCTTGCTGGAGAAGATAATGACCCCCATCAGAATCTCATGATAAATGTTAACCAAAACATTCTTTCTGTTGGGAAGAATAGCTCATTAGACACATTAGTGTCGGAGTCAACAAGTCATGGAAGTCTCGACGCGAACCAAG ATAATAGCTTGCCAACATCGATGTCATCAATGGATGGGAAGGCACAAGTACCAAACCCATGGCCAAACCAGCATCCTCAGTACATGCACAATTTCCAAGGTCCTGTGTATCCACAAAGGCACCCGTATCAAGGTTACCTTTTTCCTGGTATGCAGGTTCCGACATATTATCCAGGGAATATGAACTGGCCTCCGAATGGGGAAGAATCTGGCCCTATTTTTGATCAGGAATCCGATGGACGGAGGAATCGTAAATCTCATAGgaataaaaagaaacattctCATGAAAAAGTAGTAGAAACTTCAGACCAAGATGTATCCGGTGACAACACTGGCTCCAGTTATGAGAGTGAATCTGATGATCAGACGCATAAGCAAAGGCATGGGAGAAAGTCCTCGAGAAAGGTTGTTATCCGAAATATCAATTACATAACCTCTAAGAGGGATGGAGAAACAGGAAGTACGTCTGAGGGAAATTCATCCGACAAGGATGGATTTGTTGATGGGAAATCCATTAAACAGCAGGTAGAGGAAGCTGTTGGGTCATTTGAGAAGAAACATAAATCAACCTCACATCGTCATAAAAAACAAGGTGGAGGCAAGTTCCGTGGCGCTGTGGATGATTCAAATAGTGGTGTTGCAAGTACTTATGAGggagaaaaacaaaatgaaaactgGAATGCTTTCCAAGACCTTCTCATGAGGGACAAGGATGAAAGTTCGTTTGCTACAGAACCACACAATGTACAGATTGAGGAGGAATATTTTTCAAGTAAGAACTCTGGCGAAGGAAAAGTGACTAAGCAACGAGCAGATTCAAGTGAATTTTTTGTGGTGACAGAGAGGGATTCAAGTAATGATAGTAAACCACGTGTCCAATACTTCGAAGGTGACGAGAATGTTGGCCGGATTACCAAGAAAGAAGATAGCACATATGAGGACGTATTATTTTCACGGAGAACTGAAGAATCTGGAAACAAATCCCATGATACTTTATCTGATTGTGTCAATGAATCGTACATAACCAAATGTTCTAAAGAAGGGGATTGGTTCATGAACAACCAAACAGATATATCAGCAAATAGGGATGTCAATAATGATCTGAAATTGTTTGATGGTGTTGATGCAATTCATGCGGAGAGGAATAAGAGAGATGTTCTAGGGGATGACTCTTTCATGGTTCAAGGCCGATCACTAGTTGATCAATCTGATTCTCAGTTCAGGACAGATATAAGCTTCGTCCCAGAGATCAATGGAGCTACTCAAGATGAATATGGCATGCAAGAAACTTCAAATGATAAACCTGAAGCGTATAGTGTTCATGAACCGGATGACCTTTACATGATGCTTGACCGTGGATCAGCTATGGAGCATGCTGTGGCACCATGGACTCCCGAAATGGATTATGAAACTATtgcttcatcatttgaagctacTAAGAAGAATCCTGGCACTGAAGCAAGTGATTCCGTTGAAGTTAAGCAGCCTTCTGATGGTAAGGGAAGGAATGATAAAAATAGTGGAATTCCTGGACAAAAAGCCAGGTCTAAAGTTGTAAATGGATCTTTGGCGAAAAGCAAGTCTGATGTCATGTCAAGAAGCAAGAAACCTGCTCCTGTAAGCAAAAGCACAGTCCACAAGAGCAAATCTGAAATG GAAAAAGAGCGGAGAAAGAGAATGGAGGAGTTACTGATTCAACGCCAGAAGAGAATTGCTGAAAGGAGTGGTTCTGATACAGCAATATCTAAGAAGGCCCCAATGGACAATAAAACTACCAAAATCTCCATGACTAACTCGAAGAATGAGACTAAGAAATCAGATAAGCCTGTCATGCGGAATTCCACCATTGAACGCCTTGCAACTGCACGAGTAACTGAAAAGTTAACACCAACTTTGCCAAGTGCTGGCCAACCCAAAAAACAGAACATCAAGGCAAACGGTGTGGTTGCAAGTGCCTCATCACAGAAGGCAGCTGCTGCAGTGAATAAGAAACCCACTCCAAACAAAGCCAAACCTTTGGGTACAGAAGAGGAcctgaagaaatcaaatcaattAACTTCATCTGACTCTAATGTCCAGGAAAAGGTTTGCATAGAATCCACAGAAGCACTGCCGGTTAAGTCAGCAGCTGCAGTTGTAACTCAACCCACCTGTTCCATCAATCATTtggaagagaaaaaagaaatccATGGTACATCATCTGTTGAAAAGAATGAGGGAAATTTGATGTTTCAAAGAGAGGCCCTGGAGAATGGTAGCACCAATGGGTATTCTCCCAATTTGGTTTCATCTGTACCTTTTGAAGAGAACGCTCAAAAACTGAATCAGTTTACAGGAGATGTTGAAGAGTTGCCTAAAGAATTTCCAGTTCTGAGTGAAGACAAGAGAAATTATATCTCGGAAATGAGTGTATCTCCTCCTATTCTGGGATCACCTAAGAAAGCTTTGATTGTTTCAGCTGTGAACAATGAAGAAACTGGTGCAAAAACAAAGAATTTACCAATTTCTGAGATCTCTGAGATAGAAATCTCTACTCCACCAAGTGATGAAACACTTGCGGAACTCCACTCCAGGAAGAAGTGGAACAGTGATGAGAACTCTCCTAAAGCTGCCAAAGGGTTTAAGAAGCTTCTATTGTTTGGGCGGAAGAGCCGAAACACTCCTGTCAATTGA
- the LOC126617143 gene encoding uncharacterized protein LOC126617143, with protein sequence MPYMQHPHMSYMQQSSHYQTPVYRPEMAAPAVFCPEVPVGGFSGMLAGGGFDVDFTSKSLVTQVQKHLTIQKNRRDAIVRQARVDISLLLRNGQLEQALPRVEKLHKDQCLLAAYDQIAHFCNCITTSIVHVYNNRTVQDLPGAVGEAVASLIFAASRCGELPELRLLRGLFKEQYGWELDVISVELRPGNLVNSQLKEKLCITLIPDEV encoded by the exons ATGCCATATATGCAGCATCCTCACATGTCATACATGCAGCAGTCTTCACATTATCAAACGCCAGTATATCGACCTGAGATGGCTGCTCCTGCTGTATTTTGTCCTGAAGTTCCAGTTGGGGGGTTTTCTGGAATGCTTGCTGGTGGTGGATTTGATGTGGACTTCACAAG CAAGAGCCTGGTTACGCAAGTGCAGAAGCATTTAACCATCCAAAAGAATAGGAGAGATGCTATTGTGAGGCAGGCACGTGTTGACATCTCTCTGCTTCTCCGAAATGGACAGCTAGAGCAAGCTTTACCTAGG GTTGAGAAACTCCACAAGGACCAGTGCTTATTGGCTGCATATGATCAAATTGCCCATTTCTGCAATTGCATTACTACCAGTATTGTCCATGTGTACAATAACAG GACAGTGCAGGACTTGCCTGGTGCTGTTGGAGAAGCAGTTGCAAGTTTAATATTTGCTGCCTCAAGATGTGGTGAACTGCCAGAGCTGCGTCTGTTGCGTGGCCTGTTCAAAGAGCAATACGGATGGGAACTCGACGTTATCAGTGTCGAATTACGTCCTGGGAATCTTGTGAATTCTCAGTTGAAGGAGAAACTATGCATAACTCTGATTCCGGACGAAGTG
- the LOC126617278 gene encoding uncharacterized protein LOC126617278, translating into MASKLLLITVFILNVIAFGLAVAAEQRRSSATVVQDTELNNYCVYESDIATGYGVGAFLFFLVGQVIIMVASRCFCCGKPLKPGGSRAWAVILFIVCWVFFLIAEACLLAGSVRNAYHTKYRTIFGQSPPDCQQLRKGVFGAGAAFIFLTTIVSEFYYVCYSRARESFQPYGGEAAVGLGTFK; encoded by the exons ATGGCATCCAAGCTGCTGCTGATTACAGTGTTCATCCTGAATGTCATTGCTTTTGGGCTGGCTGTTGCTGCTGAGCAGAGGAGAAGCTCT GCAACGGTTGTTCAGGATACTGAGTTAAACAACTATTGTGTCTATGAGTCAGACATCGCAACTGGCTACGGGGTTGGTGCATTTTTATTCTTCTTGGTAGGTCAGGTCATTATAATGGTGGCAAGCCGATGCTTCTGCTGCGGGAAGCCATTGAAACCTGGAGGGTCAAGAGCCTGGGCAGTTATCCTTTTCATAGTCTGCTG GGTCTTTTTCCTAATCGCTGAGGCGTGTTTGCTGGCGGGTTCGGTGAGGAATGCCTACCACACCAAGTACAGGACCATTTTCGGCCAAAGCCCTCCAGATTGCCAGCAACTGAGAAAGGGAGTTTTCGGTGCAGGAGCAGCTTTCATTTTCCTCACCACAATAGTTTCTGAGTTCTACTATGTTTGCTATTCCAGAGCCAGGGAAAGCTTCCAGCCATACGGCGGAGAGGCTGCTGTTGGTCTCGGAACCTTTAAATGA